In one window of Frigoriglobus tundricola DNA:
- a CDS encoding S1C family serine protease → MPRSLILAVAFFSLVPGARSQDTIAPETVEAVKKATVFIRVEGDDWTATGSGFVISGDDKVVLIATNDHVAAAKSPDETAGAKAATITVVFDSGTKAERSYTALIAATDAERDLAILRVAGVKDPPRPIAYSDPPKLVETMPLYSFGFPFGKALSTTKGFPAITVGKASVSSLRNGPDGELSMVQIDGNLNPGNSGGPVVDTKGRLVGVAVATIRDGQGIGFAVPSHELVRMVQGRVTRVRVTSRKVVDGGVTVRVEADLLDPANKITAAVAHYFVVAPKAKHPATDALAKHPGSKKIELKIDKGVAAAEFAVPAADGHVLVQVTAEVGAAKSGPASRVRSYPLAPLPKASDLLGPPLPGWKVYRPRDGTFVMWVPEKPAKQAEEEGSSSLNGQRMRGSSLIGKTTDGLGYEAESVSLPPAAAKIPRKDLYGIVRGALVKDLSGRLTDSNEVTSGTLSGLEYVIEAGAKRTRVRVYATEARLYVVQVTGPADLVTGVEAEILLSSYRLGDAVKGATAAAGVPGQGPAPANRISRIVAGGADPQFNDKAPEGGYLVGFEVGIGKWGPNDVLVAAQPIYRVGEKESAGTQFGTDRTRPVKVVAKRGYAVGAISVKAGAVVDGFSVTFMKVVGGKLDPKDSYESEWVGGGGTLTPTKLGGDGTLVVGIVGRANNTNVTGLGLLYIGDKVAVGKSTQIVGGRAFHPEFRESAPNGGLLVGFEVGLVKWGTHDAIKAVRPIFREGEKDTLGDQYGTEMKRVVKVVAKPGYAVGAVTVKISAVVDFSVTFMKVVDGKLDPKDSYESGGIAGVDTPNAIKLGGDGTPVVGITGRVNGNDVNGLGLLMKEAGKK, encoded by the coding sequence ATGCCCAGATCCCTCATCCTGGCGGTCGCCTTTTTCTCGCTCGTTCCCGGCGCCCGTTCCCAGGACACCATCGCCCCGGAAACCGTTGAGGCCGTGAAGAAGGCCACGGTGTTCATTCGCGTCGAGGGCGACGACTGGACCGCGACCGGCTCGGGGTTCGTGATTTCGGGCGACGACAAGGTCGTTCTGATCGCCACCAACGATCACGTTGCCGCCGCGAAGTCACCGGACGAGACGGCCGGCGCAAAAGCGGCGACGATCACGGTCGTGTTCGACAGCGGCACAAAAGCCGAGCGCTCGTACACCGCCCTGATCGCCGCCACCGATGCCGAGCGCGACCTCGCCATTTTGCGGGTGGCCGGCGTCAAGGACCCGCCGCGCCCGATCGCGTACAGCGATCCGCCCAAGCTGGTCGAAACGATGCCCCTCTACTCGTTCGGGTTCCCCTTCGGAAAGGCCCTTTCGACCACAAAAGGGTTCCCGGCAATCACGGTCGGCAAGGCGTCCGTGTCGAGCCTGCGCAACGGCCCCGACGGGGAGCTGTCGATGGTCCAGATCGACGGGAACCTGAACCCCGGCAACAGCGGCGGCCCGGTCGTGGACACGAAGGGGCGGCTCGTCGGGGTCGCGGTCGCCACGATCCGGGACGGCCAGGGGATCGGGTTCGCCGTCCCGTCGCACGAACTCGTCCGCATGGTGCAGGGGCGCGTCACCCGGGTCCGCGTCACCTCCCGCAAGGTCGTTGACGGCGGCGTCACCGTGCGCGTCGAGGCCGACCTCCTCGACCCGGCCAACAAAATCACCGCGGCGGTGGCCCACTACTTCGTGGTCGCCCCGAAGGCCAAACACCCGGCCACCGACGCGCTCGCCAAGCACCCCGGCAGCAAGAAGATCGAGCTGAAGATCGACAAGGGCGTGGCCGCGGCCGAGTTCGCGGTCCCGGCTGCGGACGGCCACGTGCTGGTTCAGGTGACCGCCGAGGTGGGTGCCGCGAAGTCCGGACCGGCCAGTCGCGTCCGTTCGTACCCGCTGGCCCCGCTCCCGAAGGCGTCCGACTTACTCGGGCCGCCGCTCCCGGGGTGGAAGGTGTACCGTCCGCGCGACGGCACGTTCGTGATGTGGGTGCCCGAGAAGCCGGCGAAGCAGGCCGAGGAGGAGGGGAGTTCCAGCCTCAACGGCCAGCGCATGCGGGGCAGCAGTCTCATCGGAAAAACGACCGACGGGCTCGGCTACGAGGCGGAATCCGTGTCCCTTCCCCCCGCGGCGGCCAAGATCCCGCGGAAAGACCTGTACGGCATCGTCCGCGGGGCGCTGGTGAAAGATCTGAGCGGCCGGCTCACGGACTCGAACGAGGTGACGAGTGGGACGCTCTCGGGCCTGGAGTACGTGATCGAAGCGGGGGCGAAACGGACCCGCGTGCGGGTGTACGCGACCGAGGCCCGTCTCTACGTCGTGCAGGTGACCGGACCGGCGGATCTGGTCACCGGAGTTGAGGCCGAAATCCTCCTGTCCTCCTACCGGCTCGGTGATGCGGTTAAGGGGGCGACCGCAGCCGCAGGCGTCCCGGGCCAGGGGCCGGCGCCTGCCAACCGCATCTCGCGCATCGTTGCCGGCGGGGCCGACCCGCAATTCAACGACAAGGCCCCGGAAGGGGGGTACCTCGTCGGCTTCGAAGTCGGCATCGGGAAGTGGGGACCGAACGACGTGTTGGTAGCCGCGCAGCCCATTTACCGCGTGGGCGAGAAGGAGAGTGCCGGTACACAGTTCGGCACGGATCGCACGCGACCCGTGAAGGTAGTTGCGAAGCGCGGTTACGCGGTCGGTGCGATCTCGGTCAAGGCGGGCGCCGTGGTGGACGGGTTCTCGGTGACGTTTATGAAGGTGGTTGGTGGCAAACTCGACCCGAAGGACAGCTACGAGAGCGAGTGGGTCGGGGGCGGGGGCACCTTGACACCCACGAAGCTCGGGGGCGACGGCACCCTGGTGGTCGGGATCGTGGGCCGGGCGAACAACACGAACGTGACCGGCCTGGGGTTACTGTACATCGGCGACAAGGTGGCCGTGGGCAAATCGACGCAAATCGTCGGGGGGCGAGCCTTCCATCCCGAATTCCGGGAGTCGGCCCCGAACGGCGGCCTCCTGGTGGGGTTCGAGGTCGGGCTTGTGAAGTGGGGGACGCACGATGCCATTAAGGCGGTCCGCCCGATCTTCCGAGAGGGCGAGAAGGACACCCTGGGCGACCAGTACGGCACCGAGATGAAGCGGGTGGTGAAGGTGGTGGCGAAGCCCGGTTACGCGGTCGGGGCGGTCACGGTCAAGATCTCCGCTGTGGTGGATTTCTCGGTAACGTTCATGAAGGTGGTGGACGGTAAACTCGACCCGAAGGACAGCTACGAGAGTGGGGGGATCGCGGGCGTGGACACCCCAAATGCCATCAAGCTCGGGGGCGATGGTACCCCGGTTGTTGGCATTACCGGCAGGGTGAACGGGAATGACGTGAACGGGTTGGGGCTGCTCATGAAGGAGGCGGGCAAGAAGTAA
- a CDS encoding DUF6065 family protein produces MPDDNSIIAYALHPNHPRDAAPEPAPIPRAWMDAAHQRHPYRCLPLVIANQCGWVLKNPTGFRAYWYGGPAKEDVELRFDGPENRIISHFGSGVITFTIPFLFRTPPGVNLWVKGPANWVKDGVQPLEGVVETDWIASTFTMNWKMTRVCEWVRFDAGEPFCMLVPVPRGLIESLVPRVEPLTTNPELQEQYKRWEASRSGFLTGLQSRDPEAVARGWQKDYFQGKTPDGKAVDSHQTRLNVKPFVADGEAKVDG; encoded by the coding sequence ATGCCTGACGACAACAGTATCATTGCCTACGCGCTGCACCCGAACCACCCGCGCGACGCGGCCCCCGAGCCGGCACCGATCCCGCGCGCGTGGATGGACGCGGCCCACCAGCGGCACCCGTATCGGTGCCTGCCGCTGGTCATCGCCAACCAGTGCGGGTGGGTGCTGAAGAACCCGACCGGGTTCCGGGCGTACTGGTACGGCGGCCCCGCGAAGGAAGACGTGGAACTGCGGTTCGACGGCCCGGAGAACCGCATCATCAGTCACTTCGGCAGCGGCGTCATCACGTTCACGATCCCGTTCCTGTTCCGCACACCGCCGGGCGTGAACCTGTGGGTGAAGGGGCCGGCGAACTGGGTGAAGGACGGCGTGCAACCGCTAGAGGGGGTTGTGGAGACGGACTGGATCGCGTCCACGTTCACGATGAACTGGAAGATGACGCGGGTGTGCGAGTGGGTCCGGTTCGACGCGGGCGAGCCGTTCTGCATGTTGGTGCCGGTGCCGCGCGGGCTGATTGAATCGCTCGTGCCGCGCGTCGAACCGTTGACGACCAACCCCGAACTTCAGGAGCAGTACAAGCGGTGGGAGGCGAGCCGGAGCGGCTTCCTGACCGGGCTGCAGAGCCGCGACCCGGAGGCCGTGGCCCGCGGCTGGCAGAAGGACTACTTCCAGGGCAAGACGCCGGACGGCAAGGCGGTCGATTCGCACCAGACGCGGCTCAACGTGAAACCGTTCGTGGCGGACGGCGAGGCAAAGGTGGACGGCTGA
- a CDS encoding glycosyltransferase family 4 protein: MRVIINAECTLIPRAGVGHHTSELIRALRERVGGGDAIGTYPSGIVAPVLRFWRTHTDRYRWCREQPSTLLRIEALARRTYLASLRRTGSLIAPDLFTYSVRRGRYELYHEPNFLALPCDLPTVVTVHDLSVLLHPEWHPATRIADYGRRFERALAQASHLLAVSEFTKQEVVRHLGWPADRVTVTYNGRRPFLRPLSALECAPVLKGLGLEPGYLLHVGTVEPRKNLERLLTAHAGLPADLRRKHPLVLVGGRGWQATELEEALAARGRDGTVRRLGYCPDEALSALYSSARALVFPTLYEGFGMPTVEMMACGGAVLASTAPAVAETVGGTAHLIDPHDEGGWRDAMLRVCTDGDWWRALRAGAESAARPFTWAACAEATLGAYRRTLGREESAPMKKAA; encoded by the coding sequence GTGCGCGTGATTATCAACGCGGAATGTACTCTGATCCCGCGCGCCGGTGTCGGGCACCACACGAGTGAACTGATCCGCGCCCTGCGCGAGCGGGTGGGCGGGGGGGACGCCATCGGCACGTACCCGTCCGGTATCGTTGCCCCGGTGCTGCGGTTCTGGCGCACCCACACCGATCGTTACCGCTGGTGTCGCGAACAACCGAGTACCCTTCTCCGGATCGAGGCCCTGGCCCGTCGAACGTACCTCGCCTCGCTCCGCCGCACCGGGAGCCTCATCGCCCCCGACCTGTTCACCTACAGCGTGCGGCGCGGGCGATACGAACTGTACCACGAGCCGAACTTCCTCGCGCTCCCGTGCGACCTGCCCACCGTCGTGACCGTTCACGATCTGTCCGTCCTCCTCCACCCCGAATGGCACCCGGCCACCCGGATCGCGGACTACGGCCGACGGTTCGAACGCGCCCTGGCGCAAGCGAGCCACCTGCTGGCGGTGTCGGAGTTCACGAAGCAGGAGGTGGTGCGCCACCTGGGGTGGCCCGCGGACCGCGTGACCGTGACGTACAACGGGCGCCGGCCGTTCCTGCGGCCGCTGTCCGCCTTGGAGTGTGCCCCGGTGCTGAAGGGCCTGGGCCTGGAGCCCGGGTATCTGCTCCATGTGGGTACCGTCGAACCGCGCAAGAACCTGGAACGACTCTTAACCGCGCACGCGGGCCTCCCGGCGGACCTCCGCCGCAAGCACCCGCTCGTCCTCGTGGGCGGACGGGGGTGGCAGGCCACCGAACTGGAAGAGGCACTCGCGGCTCGGGGCCGCGACGGGACCGTCCGGCGGCTCGGGTACTGCCCCGACGAGGCGCTCAGCGCGCTGTATTCTTCGGCCCGCGCCCTGGTGTTCCCGACGCTGTACGAGGGCTTCGGGATGCCCACCGTCGAGATGATGGCGTGCGGCGGCGCGGTCCTCGCCTCCACCGCACCGGCCGTCGCGGAGACGGTGGGCGGTACGGCCCACCTGATCGACCCGCACGACGAGGGCGGGTGGCGGGACGCCATGCTCCGGGTGTGTACCGACGGCGACTGGTGGCGGGCGCTCCGCGCCGGGGCCGAGTCCGCCGCCCGGCCGTTCACCTGGGCCGCCTGTGCCGAAGCCACACTCGGCGCCTACCGCCGCACGCTCGGTCGGGAGGAGAGTGCGCCGATGAAGAAGGCCGCGTGA
- a CDS encoding prenyltransferase/squalene oxidase repeat-containing protein: MSALTRREWLKVAAVSPVALAASGGVFAPRAGAAPGADEVKALVDKALAFYKGVQKDDGNIFDSPQAEPGLTALVAAAFVRNGVPADNPVVAKAIKYLEKSVKPDGGVYLKGLSNYMTCLAIVAFKEVNTDGKYDKVIGAAAKYVKSLQYADGLTEKDANFGGAGYDKPGGRGRPDMSNTHFMVEALLSAGVSKDDPSIKRALTYISRSQNLESEFNNQPFAAKAADPDKGGFVYNLSDQDNPKSEKRTAAGGLPSEGSMTYAGLKSFLYAGVSKDDKRVQAAVAWIRKNYTVSANPGMKEKDSGLFYYYHTFAKAMDALGEDPFVDAKGVKHDWKQELFDELKKKQKENGSWANTNRAFLETAPELATAFAVLALSYCKKK, from the coding sequence ATGTCCGCGCTCACCCGCCGCGAATGGCTGAAAGTCGCCGCCGTCTCGCCCGTTGCGCTCGCCGCCTCGGGGGGCGTGTTCGCGCCCCGCGCCGGCGCCGCCCCCGGCGCGGACGAGGTCAAGGCGCTCGTCGATAAGGCGCTGGCCTTCTACAAGGGCGTGCAGAAGGACGACGGCAACATCTTCGACAGCCCGCAGGCCGAGCCGGGGCTGACGGCGCTCGTCGCGGCGGCGTTCGTCCGCAACGGCGTGCCGGCCGACAACCCGGTCGTGGCGAAGGCGATCAAGTACCTCGAGAAGAGCGTCAAGCCGGACGGCGGCGTGTACCTCAAGGGCCTGTCCAACTACATGACGTGCCTCGCCATCGTGGCGTTCAAGGAGGTGAACACCGACGGTAAGTACGACAAGGTGATCGGGGCCGCCGCCAAGTACGTGAAGTCGCTCCAGTACGCCGACGGGCTGACGGAGAAGGACGCGAACTTCGGCGGCGCCGGGTACGACAAGCCGGGCGGTCGGGGCCGCCCGGACATGTCGAACACGCACTTCATGGTTGAGGCGCTCTTGTCCGCCGGGGTGAGCAAGGACGACCCCTCCATCAAGCGGGCGCTGACCTACATCAGCCGCAGCCAGAACCTGGAGAGCGAGTTCAACAACCAGCCCTTCGCGGCGAAGGCGGCCGACCCGGACAAGGGCGGGTTCGTGTACAACCTGTCCGACCAGGACAACCCGAAGAGCGAGAAGCGCACCGCCGCCGGCGGCCTGCCCAGCGAGGGCAGCATGACCTACGCCGGCCTCAAGAGTTTCCTGTACGCGGGCGTGAGCAAGGACGACAAGCGGGTCCAGGCCGCGGTCGCGTGGATCCGCAAGAACTACACGGTGAGCGCGAACCCCGGCATGAAAGAGAAGGACTCGGGCCTGTTCTACTACTACCACACGTTCGCCAAGGCGATGGACGCACTCGGCGAGGACCCGTTCGTGGACGCGAAGGGCGTCAAGCACGACTGGAAGCAGGAGCTGTTCGACGAGCTGAAGAAGAAGCAGAAGGAGAACGGGAGCTGGGCGAACACCAACCGCGCGTTCCTGGAAACGGCCCCGGAACTGGCGACCGCGTTCGCCGTGTTGGCGCTGAGCTACTGCAAGAAGAAGTGA
- a CDS encoding ATP-grasp domain-containing protein, with translation MTFLCLASYFKGNRFLERLKAEGHTVYLLTVESALHENWARAACADVFAVHNFHDRRGLINAVAYLMRSRKIDRIVALDDFDVEVGAHLREHFRMTDTGPGDSQARYFRDKLAMRVKAREVGVRIPDFCSLVNDDDLRAFLARVAGPWLIKPRSEASAAGIRKLHTPDEVWKRVDELGDERSCALIEQMVPGDLYHVDSLTANGRVVFAEVNAYWRPLLDVYQGGGIYATRTYPRDRPEVAVLRACNAQVLEGFGLGWGASHTEFMRAHADGQVYFIETSARVGGANTAEMVEHATGVNLWSEWAELEICRGTSDYALPPLEQRFGGVVTSLARQERPDTSGFTDPEIVYRLDMKHHIGFVVAADTPQRVEELLTRYMDRIARDFHAALPPQDKVGS, from the coding sequence ATGACCTTTCTCTGTCTGGCCAGTTATTTCAAAGGCAACCGGTTCCTGGAGCGGCTGAAGGCCGAGGGCCACACCGTATACCTGCTCACCGTCGAATCGGCGCTGCACGAGAACTGGGCGCGGGCGGCGTGCGCCGACGTGTTCGCGGTACACAACTTTCACGACCGCCGCGGGCTCATCAACGCCGTCGCGTACCTGATGCGGTCCCGCAAGATCGACCGCATCGTCGCGCTCGACGACTTCGACGTGGAGGTCGGGGCGCACCTGCGCGAACACTTCCGGATGACCGACACCGGGCCCGGCGATTCGCAGGCCCGGTACTTCCGCGACAAGCTCGCGATGCGCGTGAAGGCCCGCGAGGTCGGCGTCCGCATCCCGGACTTCTGCTCGCTCGTGAACGACGACGATTTGCGCGCGTTCCTCGCCCGCGTAGCGGGTCCCTGGCTCATCAAACCGCGCTCGGAGGCGTCCGCGGCCGGCATCCGCAAGTTGCACACCCCCGACGAGGTGTGGAAGCGGGTGGACGAACTCGGTGACGAGCGCTCGTGCGCGCTGATCGAGCAGATGGTTCCGGGCGATTTGTACCACGTGGACTCGCTGACCGCGAACGGCCGGGTGGTCTTCGCGGAGGTGAACGCGTACTGGCGGCCGCTTCTGGACGTGTACCAGGGCGGCGGCATCTACGCGACCCGCACGTACCCCCGCGACCGGCCCGAGGTCGCGGTTCTAAGGGCGTGCAACGCGCAGGTGCTCGAGGGCTTCGGTCTGGGCTGGGGCGCGTCGCACACGGAGTTCATGCGCGCCCACGCCGACGGGCAGGTGTACTTCATCGAGACGAGTGCCCGCGTCGGCGGCGCGAACACCGCGGAGATGGTCGAACACGCGACCGGCGTGAACCTGTGGAGCGAATGGGCGGAGCTCGAAATCTGCCGGGGCACGTCCGATTACGCGCTCCCGCCGCTGGAGCAGCGGTTCGGCGGCGTGGTGACCTCGCTCGCTCGCCAGGAGCGGCCCGACACGTCGGGCTTCACCGACCCCGAAATCGTCTACCGGCTCGACATGAAGCACCACATCGGGTTCGTGGTCGCGGCCGATACGCCGCAGCGCGTCGAGGAACTGCTCACGCGGTACATGGACCGGATCGCCCGCGACTTTCACGCCGCTCTGCCGCCGCAAGATAAGGTGGGATCGTAA
- a CDS encoding gamma-glutamyl-gamma-aminobutyrate hydrolase family protein, with protein MSRRPVIGIATQTLPGVPGERQPCWIMGRSYIEELRKVGAVPWVIPLISHDPDTLQEIFSRLDGVFITGGVDVDPSRYGEPKTALCGTTDPDRDAVEIALLQHALDRNLPVLAVCRGIQILNVACGGTLYQDVSTQVPAALKHDFFPTPEQPSRKYLAHDVTVKAGSRLGRILGDAVVPVNSMHHQAIKDLAPRLAATAYAPDGIIEAVEGTGSQYLVAVQWHPEELTETHPGMSRLFTTFASACAA; from the coding sequence ATGTCCCGCCGACCCGTTATCGGGATTGCCACTCAAACCCTCCCCGGTGTGCCGGGCGAGCGGCAGCCGTGTTGGATCATGGGGCGGAGTTACATTGAAGAGCTGCGCAAGGTCGGCGCGGTGCCGTGGGTCATCCCACTCATTTCCCATGACCCGGACACGCTGCAAGAAATTTTCAGTCGGCTCGACGGCGTGTTCATTACTGGCGGTGTGGACGTGGACCCGAGCCGGTACGGCGAACCGAAGACCGCGCTGTGCGGCACCACCGACCCGGACCGCGACGCGGTCGAGATCGCGTTGCTCCAACACGCCCTCGACCGCAACCTGCCGGTGCTGGCCGTGTGCCGCGGCATCCAGATCCTCAACGTGGCCTGCGGCGGGACGCTCTATCAGGACGTGTCCACCCAGGTGCCGGCCGCCCTGAAGCACGACTTCTTCCCGACGCCCGAACAGCCGAGCCGAAAGTACCTGGCGCACGACGTGACCGTGAAGGCCGGCTCGCGCCTCGGTCGCATTCTCGGCGACGCGGTGGTGCCGGTGAACAGCATGCACCACCAGGCGATCAAAGACCTCGCCCCGCGGCTCGCCGCCACGGCCTACGCGCCCGACGGGATCATCGAGGCCGTCGAGGGGACCGGCTCCCAGTACCTCGTCGCGGTGCAATGGCACCCGGAGGAACTGACCGAAACGCACCCCGGCATGAGCCGCCTGTTCACCACGTTCGCCTCTGCCTGCGCCGCGTGA
- a CDS encoding serine hydrolase encodes MRFLALAAVAFVPAAPAPAADLEARIAPLAKAHKGKVAVAVKHLKTGGSFYLNADAPMPTASLIKLPVMVEAYWQANEDKVKLDTKLTLAKDDKVPGSGVLTSHFSDGATFPLKDAVRLMIVFSDNTATNMVLDQIGIRATNERMAGLGLKNTKINAKVFRGGTTSIDPAATKKYGLGSTTAREMVELLALLDAEKVVSSEACKEMLGHLKACDDKEKMTRLLPPDTVVAHKTGSVSASRTDAGIIYLKSGPVAVCALTDENDDKRWVPDNAAQVLIGRVAKEVYDHFAEREKK; translated from the coding sequence ATGCGGTTCCTCGCACTCGCTGCCGTCGCGTTTGTGCCCGCCGCCCCCGCACCGGCCGCGGACCTCGAAGCGCGGATCGCGCCGCTCGCTAAGGCTCACAAGGGCAAAGTCGCGGTTGCGGTCAAGCACCTCAAGACCGGGGGGTCGTTCTACCTGAACGCGGACGCCCCGATGCCCACGGCGAGCCTCATCAAATTGCCGGTGATGGTGGAGGCGTACTGGCAGGCGAACGAAGACAAGGTGAAGCTCGACACGAAGCTCACGCTCGCGAAGGACGACAAGGTGCCGGGGAGCGGCGTCCTCACGAGCCACTTCTCCGACGGCGCGACGTTCCCGCTCAAAGATGCGGTGCGGCTCATGATCGTCTTTTCCGACAACACGGCGACCAACATGGTCCTCGACCAGATCGGCATCCGGGCCACGAACGAGCGGATGGCCGGGCTCGGGCTCAAAAACACGAAGATCAACGCGAAGGTGTTTCGCGGCGGTACGACCAGCATCGACCCGGCCGCGACGAAGAAGTACGGCCTCGGCAGCACCACCGCCCGCGAGATGGTGGAACTGCTGGCGCTACTCGACGCGGAAAAAGTGGTCTCCTCCGAAGCGTGCAAGGAGATGCTCGGCCACCTCAAGGCGTGCGACGACAAGGAGAAGATGACGCGCCTGCTCCCCCCGGACACGGTCGTCGCGCACAAAACCGGGTCGGTGAGCGCGTCCCGGACGGACGCCGGGATCATCTACCTGAAGTCCGGCCCGGTCGCGGTGTGCGCCCTCACCGACGAGAACGACGACAAGCGCTGGGTGCCCGACAACGCCGCCCAGGTGCTCATCGGCAGAGTCGCGAAAGAGGTGTACGACCACTTCGCGGAGCGCGAGAAGAAGTAA
- a CDS encoding c-type cytochrome domain-containing protein, whose protein sequence is MASPERPSTAIKLIVAALFLSGLAFGAFVAPTEPEPKAPQKPVAVAKAEPSKPVATVPEPEPEPKPKPKTEPKPQPKLDPKPEPKKPDPKSEPEPKSDPKPQPKPEPKAAVTFQKAQAVLQYHCVSCHGSPVVRANIDMRTLDSIKKKKGLVVPGDPAASDMWNAILAETMPPPDAKTKMTEAEKTLIKEWIAGGAK, encoded by the coding sequence GTGGCTTCCCCTGAGCGACCTTCCACTGCAATCAAACTGATCGTCGCCGCGCTTTTCTTGAGCGGGCTCGCGTTCGGGGCGTTCGTCGCCCCCACAGAACCGGAACCGAAAGCGCCACAGAAGCCGGTCGCGGTGGCGAAAGCCGAACCGTCCAAACCGGTCGCCACCGTCCCGGAACCGGAACCGGAACCGAAACCGAAGCCGAAGACCGAACCCAAACCGCAGCCCAAACTCGATCCGAAACCGGAGCCGAAGAAGCCCGATCCCAAATCAGAGCCGGAGCCGAAATCCGACCCCAAGCCGCAACCCAAGCCCGAACCGAAGGCGGCGGTCACGTTCCAGAAGGCCCAGGCCGTCCTGCAATATCACTGTGTCTCGTGTCACGGGAGCCCGGTCGTGAGGGCGAACATCGACATGCGGACGCTCGATTCGATCAAGAAAAAGAAGGGGCTGGTCGTGCCCGGCGACCCGGCCGCCAGCGACATGTGGAACGCGATCCTGGCCGAGACCATGCCGCCGCCCGATGCCAAGACGAAGATGACCGAGGCCGAGAAGACGCTCATCAAGGAGTGGATCGCCGGCGGGGCGAAGTGA
- a CDS encoding F0F1 ATP synthase subunit gamma — MSDSPASLRHTIDGAGDLGSVVRSMKALAAASIGQYERAVLALSDYARTVELGLVVCLREQEAAPRAPAPGRPETGTRAIVFGSDQGLVGQFNDVLSEFVSRALGARPGTKTVWAVGARIHARLADNGLAPAGLFTVPASVNAITALVGQILVESEAHPAAGAAGELFLFHNAPRSGAAYEPVSQRLLPLDAEWQVRLARLPWPGRTRPEVVGARGPTTRALIREYLFVSLFRACAESLASENASRLAAMQRAEKNINDLVADLNQRFRRLRQTSIDEELFDVLSGYESLSK, encoded by the coding sequence GTGAGCGACAGTCCGGCGAGTTTGCGCCACACGATCGACGGGGCGGGCGATCTGGGATCGGTGGTCCGCTCAATGAAGGCGCTGGCGGCGGCGAGCATCGGACAGTACGAACGGGCGGTGCTCGCGCTGAGCGACTACGCGCGCACCGTCGAACTGGGCCTGGTCGTGTGCCTGCGCGAGCAGGAGGCGGCCCCGCGCGCCCCGGCCCCGGGACGGCCCGAGACGGGCACCCGCGCGATCGTTTTCGGTTCGGACCAGGGACTCGTCGGCCAGTTCAACGACGTGCTGTCCGAGTTCGTCTCGCGGGCGCTGGGCGCCCGCCCGGGCACCAAAACCGTTTGGGCCGTGGGCGCGCGGATTCACGCGCGGCTGGCCGACAACGGCCTCGCACCGGCGGGTCTGTTCACCGTTCCGGCGTCCGTCAACGCCATCACGGCGCTCGTCGGGCAGATCCTCGTGGAGAGCGAGGCGCACCCCGCTGCGGGCGCGGCCGGTGAACTCTTCCTCTTCCACAACGCCCCCCGGTCCGGGGCGGCGTACGAACCGGTGAGCCAACGCCTGCTGCCCCTGGACGCAGAGTGGCAGGTCCGGCTGGCCCGGCTGCCCTGGCCGGGGCGCACCCGGCCGGAGGTCGTCGGCGCCCGGGGGCCGACCACGCGAGCGTTGATTCGCGAGTACCTGTTCGTCTCCCTCTTCCGGGCCTGCGCGGAATCGTTGGCCAGTGAAAACGCCAGCCGCCTGGCCGCCATGCAGCGGGCGGAGAAAAACATCAACGACCTGGTCGCCGACCTGAACCAGCGGTTCCGCCGGCTCCGCCAGACGTCCATTGATGAAGAGCTGTTCGACGTCCTGTCCGGCTACGAGTCCCTGTCCAAATGA